A part of Legionella sainthelensi genomic DNA contains:
- a CDS encoding NAD(P)/FAD-dependent oxidoreductase encodes MVEVDVIIIGAGAAGLMCAIEASKRGRKVLVLDHANKAGKKILMSGGGRCNFTNYYIEPEKYKSNNPHFFKSALTRYSQWDFIELVKKHKIPFHEKTLGQLFCDNKSIDIVTMLLKECDRAGVTIQLNTSIEKIHKTQSFKIQTTKGTFHCHSAVIASGGLSIPTMGASPFAYKIAEQFGIKVWPTRAGLVPLTLDVAEKEKIALLSGIGIDSLVQNACIEFREHTLFTHRGLSGPAILQLSSYWNVGETICINLLPEINLLEHLKAARANKPQKQLNSILSTLLPKRVIEIFIKPEIAEKKLAELSNQDLESVAKQLNSWTVKPNGTEGYRTAEVTIGGIDCNSISSKTMESHEISGLYFIGEALDVTGWLGGYNFQWAWSSGWAAGQVV; translated from the coding sequence ATGGTAGAAGTTGATGTTATTATCATTGGCGCAGGTGCCGCGGGGTTAATGTGCGCCATTGAAGCAAGCAAACGCGGTCGTAAAGTTTTAGTACTAGATCATGCCAATAAAGCGGGTAAGAAAATTTTAATGTCCGGCGGAGGGCGTTGTAATTTCACCAATTATTATATAGAACCCGAAAAATACAAATCAAATAATCCTCATTTTTTTAAATCGGCTTTAACCCGCTACTCCCAATGGGATTTTATCGAGCTGGTAAAAAAGCATAAGATACCTTTCCATGAAAAAACGCTAGGACAACTCTTTTGTGATAATAAATCAATAGATATTGTTACTATGCTGCTCAAAGAATGTGACCGTGCAGGGGTTACAATACAGTTAAATACGAGCATTGAAAAAATTCACAAAACACAAAGTTTCAAAATACAAACCACGAAAGGTACTTTTCATTGCCACTCTGCAGTTATTGCCAGTGGGGGATTATCTATACCGACCATGGGTGCGAGTCCGTTTGCCTATAAAATTGCGGAACAATTTGGGATTAAAGTATGGCCAACACGAGCCGGACTGGTTCCTTTAACCTTAGATGTAGCTGAAAAAGAGAAAATAGCATTACTTTCAGGAATTGGAATTGATAGTTTGGTCCAAAATGCCTGTATTGAATTTCGCGAGCATACCTTATTTACCCATCGAGGTTTGAGTGGTCCTGCAATCTTACAATTATCTTCCTATTGGAACGTTGGTGAAACTATTTGTATCAATTTATTACCTGAAATTAATCTTCTTGAACATTTAAAAGCTGCTCGAGCCAATAAACCACAAAAACAATTAAATTCAATATTATCCACTCTCTTACCCAAACGCGTCATTGAAATCTTTATCAAACCAGAAATTGCAGAAAAAAAATTAGCTGAACTATCAAATCAAGACCTAGAGTCTGTAGCAAAACAACTTAATTCATGGACCGTAAAACCTAATGGTACTGAAGGATATCGGACTGCAGAAGTAACCATTGGTGGGATAGATTGTAATTCCATTTCATCAAAAACCATGGAATCTCATGAAATATCTGGCCTTTATTTCATAGGCGAAGCCCTGGATGTAACGGGGTGGTTAGGAGGATATAATTTTCAATGGGCATGGTCATCCGGTTGGGCCGCAGGGCAAGTAGTGTAA